A genome region from Salvia splendens isolate huo1 chromosome 19, SspV2, whole genome shotgun sequence includes the following:
- the LOC121779813 gene encoding G-type lectin S-receptor-like serine/threonine-protein kinase B120 isoform X3, giving the protein MAMAPSILQWICITMCVGIKAVSSNTLTQGDYLDSASQLDSPNALFTLRFYAPESNQSTNHIYLAIVFNSGASAPVSHKAIWIANRDDPILKNSDPQLTLSSRGDLTITRHLGLPIQVYTAQGSNTTTTNITATLTDTGNFILLSNATQVLWQSYDHPTDTLLSGMKLSANNRITSWLTPSNPAPGPFSLEWDPSPGELVIRRRGMAYWRSGRLVDYHNDSMGNVKNFENFYLRPDRDSFNYNLTSGGDYFVYTVIQGRTMESRKVTSGWLLDETGNVSTIDDRGLRVVMASLCNGYSSIGDGYSKGCELWELPKCRNRNQVFDRRSGDFRDVRGRSVMPTIDGNQSLILSDCRDTCWKWSDCECAGYANYMGGDYGCSYWIGGDLEWVQDNSGADEKIYVLQSPPKAKAKSYIGIILGEVGAILLLMLAFVLLIMRNRKVKREERLHELLTLEGHTELDNRGANGHQLKLFTYASIISATNNFSSNNKLGEGGFGPVYKGRTGDGQDIAVKLLSRKSGQGLLEFKNELVLISELQHVNLVKLIGFCIHKEDKMIIYDYMPNKSLDCFLFSPSGREQLDWEKRFSIIEGTAQGLLYLHKHSRLKIIHRDMKPNNILLDQNMTPKISDFGLARIFKEDANEVNTNTRVGTYGYMAPEYAMQGIFSVKSDVYSYGVLVLEIVSGRRNGSFHEIEGPLSIVEYAWELWRKDDALQLMDPMLRDSCVMEQLQKCIHIGLLCVENQAVDRPNIEDVLFMLKNETATLPMPKNPVFITRNSVFQQVGKTTPQQLSKNEVTLSQLSGR; this is encoded by the exons ATGGCCATGGCTCCTTCAATTTTGCAGTGGATATGCATCACAATGTGTGTCGGCATCAAAGCAGTTTCCTCCAACACTCTTACCCAAGGAGACTATCTCGACTCCGCGTCTCAACTCGACTCCCCCAATGCCCTCTTCACCCTACGCTTCTACGCCCCTGAATCCAACCAATCAACAAACCACATTTACTTAGCCATCGTCTTCAACAGCGGCGCCTCCGCTCCTGTCTCCCACAAAGCAATCTGGATCGCCAACCGCGACGACCCCATCCTCAAAAACTCCGACCCCCAGCTGACCCTCAGCTCCCGCGGCGACCTCACCATCACCCGCCATTTAGGCCTTCCCATCCAAGTCTACACCGCCCAAGGATCAAACACCACTACTACTAACATAACCGCCACACTAACCGATACAGGCAATTTCATACTTCTCTCAAATGCGACTCAAGTGTTGTGGCAGAGCTATGATCACCCCACAGACACCCTTCTCTCAGGAATGAAACTATCAGCAAACAACAGGATCACTTCATGGCTCACACCGTCTAATCCGGCTCCCGGCCCTTTCTCTCTGGAGTGGGATCCGAGCCCAG GAGAGCTGGTCATCAGACGGAGAGGGATGGCGTACTGGAGGAGCGGGCGCCTCGTGGACTATCACAACGACTCTATGGGGAATGTCAAGAATTTCGAGAATTTCTATTTGAGGCCTGATCGCGACAGCTTCAACTATAACTTAACTAGCGGAGGAGACTACTTCGTGTACACAGTGATCCAAGGCAGGACGATGGAGAGCCGGAAGGTGACTTCAGGGTGGCTGCTGGACGAGACGGGGAACGTGTCGACCATCGATGACAGGGGCCTGAGGGTGGTTATGGCCAGCCTTTGCAACGGTTACAGCTCTATTGGTGATGGTTACAGCAAAGGGTGTGAGCTGTGGGAGCTGCCCAAGTGCAGGAATAGGAATCAGGTGTTTGATCGGCGGTCGGGAGATTTTAGGGACGTGAGAGGGAGATCGGTTATGCCAACTATCGATGGAAACCAGAGCCTTATACTGAGTGACTGCAGGGATACCTGCTGGAAATGGAGTGACTGCGAATGCGCGGGCTATGCGAATTATATGGGAGGAGACTATGGGTGCAGCTATTGGATTGGGGGAGATTTGGAATGGGTGCAGGATAATTCTGGTGCCGATGAGAAGATATATGTTCTTCAATCTCCACCAAAAG CAAAAGCGAAATCGTATATAGGAATAATCCTGGGTGAAGTGGGTGCAATTCTACTGCTTATGTTGGCATTTGTTCTTTTGATAATGCGAAATCGTAAGG TGAAAAGGGAAGAAAGATTACATGAACTTCTCACATTGGAGGGACATACAGAGCTCGACAACAGAGGAGCCAATGGTCATCAGCTTAAGCTTTTCACTTATGCATCCATCATATCTGCCACTAACAACTTCTCTTCCAACAACAAACTCGGAGAGGGCGGTTTCGGCCCTGTTTATAAG GGTAGAACAGGAGATGGCCAAGACATAGCAGTGAAGCTTCTTTCGCGAAAGTCAGGACAAGGCTTGCTTGAGTTCAAAAATGAGCTCGTACTTATCTCTGAGCTGCAGCATGTCAACCTTGTCAAGCTTATAGGATTTTGCATTCACAAAGAGGACAAAATGATTATATATGACTATATGCCTAACAAAAGTCTGgattgttttcttttta GTCCATCCGGGAGAGAGCAGTTAGATTGGGAGAAACGGTTCAGCATCATCGAGGGGACTGCTCAGGGGCTACTGTACCTCCACAAGCACTCCCGCCTCAAAATCATCCATCGTGACATGAAACCAAACAATATACTACTTGATCAAAACATGACTCCCAAGATCTCTGATTTTGGCCTTGCTAGAATCTTCAAAGAGGACGCTAATGAAGTGAACACAAACACACGTGTTGGGACTTA TGGTTACATGGCCCCTGAGTATGCAATGCAAGGCATATTCTCAGTCAAATCGGACGTGTATAGTTATGGAGTTTTAGTACTTGAGATTGTGAGCGGTAGGAGAAATGGAAGCTTCCACGAGATTGAAGGCCCTTTGAGCATCGTGGAATAC GCGTGGGAGCTGTGGAGAAAAGATGATGCATTGCAACTGATGGATCCAATGTTGAGGGATTCATGTGTGATGGAGCAACTGCAGAAATGCATTCACATTGGGCTTCTGTGTGTTGAAAATCAAGCAGTGGATCGACCAAACATTGAAGATGTTTTATTCATGCTGAAAAATGAGACAGCAACTCTGCCGATGCCCAAAAATCCAGTATTTATCACAAGAAATAGTGTGTTTCAACAAGTGGGCAAAACTACACCACAACAGTTATCAAAAAATGAAGTCACACTTTCTCAGTTATCAGGAAGATAG
- the LOC121779813 gene encoding G-type lectin S-receptor-like serine/threonine-protein kinase CES101 isoform X2, translating to MAMAPSILQWICITMCVGIKAVSSNTLTQGDYLDSASQLDSPNALFTLRFYAPESNQSTNHIYLAIVFNSGASAPVSHKAIWIANRDDPILKNSDPQLTLSSRGDLTITRHLGLPIQVYTAQGSNTTTTNITATLTDTGNFILLSNATQVLWQSYDHPTDTLLSGMKLSANNRITSWLTPSNPAPGPFSLEWDPSPGELVIRRRGMAYWRSGRLVDYHNDSMGNVKNFENFYLRPDRDSFNYNLTSGGDYFVYTVIQGRTMESRKVTSGWLLDETGNVSTIDDRGLRVVMASLCNGYSSIGDGYSKGCELWELPKCRNRNQVFDRRSGDFRDVRGRSVMPTIDGNQSLILSDCRDTCWKWSDCECAGYANYMGGDYGCSYWIGGDLEWVQDNSGADEKIYVLQSPPKAKAKSYIGIILGEVGAILLLMLAFVLLIMRNRKVKREERLHELLTLEGHTELDNRGANGHQLKLFTYASIISATNNFSSNNKLGEGGFGPVYKGRTGDGQDIAVKLLSRKSGQGLLEFKNELILISELQHVNLVKLIGFCIHKEDKMIIYDYMPNKSLDCFLFSPSGREQLDWEKRFNIIEGTAQGLLYLHKHSRLRIIHRDMKPNNILLDHNMTPKISDFGLARIFKEDTSEVNTNRRVGTYGYMAPEYAMQGIFSVKSDVYSYGVLVLEIVSGRKNNSFHDIEGPLSIVEYAWELWRKDDALQLMDPMLKESCVLEQLRKCIHIGLLCVENHAVDRPTIEDVLFMLKNETATLPMPKNPSFITRNSVFQQVDKATPQQSSDNQVTLSQLSGR from the exons ATGGCCATGGCTCCTTCAATTTTGCAGTGGATATGCATCACAATGTGTGTCGGCATCAAAGCAGTTTCCTCCAACACTCTTACCCAAGGAGACTATCTCGACTCCGCGTCTCAACTCGACTCCCCCAATGCCCTCTTCACCCTACGCTTCTACGCCCCTGAATCCAACCAATCAACAAACCACATTTACTTAGCCATCGTCTTCAACAGCGGCGCCTCCGCTCCTGTCTCCCACAAAGCAATCTGGATCGCCAACCGCGACGACCCCATCCTCAAAAACTCCGACCCCCAGCTGACCCTCAGCTCCCGCGGCGACCTCACCATCACCCGCCATTTAGGCCTTCCCATCCAAGTCTACACCGCCCAAGGATCAAACACCACTACTACTAACATAACCGCCACACTAACCGATACAGGCAATTTCATACTTCTCTCAAATGCGACTCAAGTGTTGTGGCAGAGCTATGATCACCCCACAGACACCCTTCTCTCAGGAATGAAACTATCAGCAAACAACAGGATCACTTCATGGCTCACACCGTCTAATCCGGCTCCCGGCCCTTTCTCTCTGGAGTGGGATCCGAGCCCAG GAGAGCTGGTCATCAGACGGAGAGGGATGGCGTACTGGAGGAGCGGGCGCCTCGTGGACTATCACAACGACTCTATGGGGAATGTCAAGAATTTCGAGAATTTCTATTTGAGGCCTGATCGCGACAGCTTCAACTATAACTTAACTAGCGGAGGAGACTACTTCGTGTACACAGTGATCCAAGGCAGGACGATGGAGAGCCGGAAGGTGACTTCAGGGTGGCTGCTGGACGAGACGGGGAACGTGTCGACCATCGATGACAGGGGCCTGAGGGTGGTTATGGCCAGCCTTTGCAACGGTTACAGCTCTATTGGTGATGGTTACAGCAAAGGGTGTGAGCTGTGGGAGCTGCCCAAGTGCAGGAATAGGAATCAGGTGTTTGATCGGCGGTCGGGAGATTTTAGGGACGTGAGAGGGAGATCGGTTATGCCAACTATCGATGGAAACCAGAGCCTTATACTGAGTGACTGCAGGGATACCTGCTGGAAATGGAGTGACTGCGAATGCGCGGGCTATGCGAATTATATGGGAGGAGACTATGGGTGCAGCTATTGGATTGGGGGAGATTTGGAATGGGTGCAGGATAATTCTGGTGCCGATGAGAAGATATATGTTCTTCAATCTCCACCAAAAG CAAAAGCGAAATCGTATATAGGAATAATCCTGGGTGAAGTGGGTGCAATTCTACTGCTTATGTTGGCATTTGTTCTTTTGATAATGCGAAATCGTAAGG TGAAAAGGGAAGAAAGATTACATGAACTTCTCACATTGGAGGGACATACAGAGCTCGACAACAGAGGAGCCAATG GTCATCAGCTTAAGCTTTTCACTTATGCATCCATCATATCTGCCACTAACAACTTCTCTTCCAACAACAAACTCGGAGAGGGCGGTTTCGGCCCTGTTTATAAG GGTAGAACAGGAGATGGCCAAGACATAGCAGTGAAGCTTCTTTCGAGAAAGTCAGGACAAGGCTTGCTTGAGTTCAAAAATGAGCTCATCCTCATCTCTGAGCTGCAGCATGTCAACCTTGTCAAGCTTATAGGATTTTGCATTCACAAAGAGGACAAAATGATTATATATGACTACATGCCTAACAAAAGTCTGGATTGCTTTCTCTTCA GTCCATCCGGGAGGGAGCAGCTAGATTGGGAGAAACGGTTCAACATCATCGAGGGGACTGCTCAGGGGCTACTATACCTCCACAAGCACTCCCGCCTCAGAATCATCCATCGTGACATGAAACCAAACAACATACTACTTGATCACAACATGACTCCCAAGATCTCTGATTTCGGTCTTGCAAGGATCTTCAAAGAAGACACTAGTGAAGTCAACACAAACAGGCGCGTTGGGACTTA TGGCTACATGGCCCCTGAGTATGCAATGCAAGGCATATTCTCAGTCAAATCCGATGTGTATAGTTATGGAGTTTTAGTACTTGAGATTGTGAGCGGTAGGAAAAACAACAGCTTCCACGATATTGAAGGCCCCTTGAGCATCGTGGAATAC GCATGGGAGCTGTGGAGAAAAGATGATGCGTTGCAACTGATGGATCCAATGTTGAAGGAGTCATGTGTGTTAGAGCAGCTGCGGAAATGCATTCACATTGGGCTTCTGTGTGTTGAGAATCATGCAGTGGATCGACCAACCATTGAAGATGTTTTATTCATGCTCAAAAATGAGACAGCAACTCTGCCAATGCCCAAAAATCCATCATTCATCACAAGAAATAGTGTATTTCAACAAGTGGACAAAGCTACTCCACAGCAGTCATCAGACAATCAAGTCACACTTTCTCAGTTATCAGGAAGATAG
- the LOC121779813 gene encoding G-type lectin S-receptor-like serine/threonine-protein kinase CES101 isoform X4 — MAMAPSILQWICITMCVGIKAVSSNTLTQGDYLDSASQLDSPNALFTLRFYAPESNQSTNHIYLAIVFNSGASAPVSHKAIWIANRDDPILKNSDPQLTLSSRGDLTITRHLGLPIQVYTAQGSNTTTTNITATLTDTGNFILLSNATQVLWQSYDHPTDTLLSGMKLSANNRITSWLTPSNPAPGPFSLEWDPSPGELVIRRRGMAYWRSGRLVDYHNDSMGNVKNFENFYLRPDRDSFNYNLTSGGDYFVYTVIQGRTMESRKVTSGWLLDETGNVSTIDDRGLRVVMASLCNGYSSIGDGYSKGCELWELPKCRNRNQVFDRRSGDFRDVRGRSVMPTIDGNQSLILSDCRDTCWKWSDCECAGYANYMGGDYGCSYWIGGDLEWVQDNSGADEKIYVLQSPPKAKAKSYIGIILGEVGAILLLMLAFVLLIMRNRKVKREERLHELLTLEGHTELDNRGANGHQLKLFTYASIISATNNFSSNNKLGEGGFGPVYKGRTGDGQDIAVKLLSRKSGQGLLEFKNELILISELQHVNLVKLIGFCIHKEDKMIIYDYMPNKSLDCFLFSPSGREQLDWEKRFNIIEGTAQGLLYLHKHSRLRIIHRDMKPNNILLDHNMTPKISDFGLARIFKEDTSEVNTNRRVGT, encoded by the exons ATGGCCATGGCTCCTTCAATTTTGCAGTGGATATGCATCACAATGTGTGTCGGCATCAAAGCAGTTTCCTCCAACACTCTTACCCAAGGAGACTATCTCGACTCCGCGTCTCAACTCGACTCCCCCAATGCCCTCTTCACCCTACGCTTCTACGCCCCTGAATCCAACCAATCAACAAACCACATTTACTTAGCCATCGTCTTCAACAGCGGCGCCTCCGCTCCTGTCTCCCACAAAGCAATCTGGATCGCCAACCGCGACGACCCCATCCTCAAAAACTCCGACCCCCAGCTGACCCTCAGCTCCCGCGGCGACCTCACCATCACCCGCCATTTAGGCCTTCCCATCCAAGTCTACACCGCCCAAGGATCAAACACCACTACTACTAACATAACCGCCACACTAACCGATACAGGCAATTTCATACTTCTCTCAAATGCGACTCAAGTGTTGTGGCAGAGCTATGATCACCCCACAGACACCCTTCTCTCAGGAATGAAACTATCAGCAAACAACAGGATCACTTCATGGCTCACACCGTCTAATCCGGCTCCCGGCCCTTTCTCTCTGGAGTGGGATCCGAGCCCAG GAGAGCTGGTCATCAGACGGAGAGGGATGGCGTACTGGAGGAGCGGGCGCCTCGTGGACTATCACAACGACTCTATGGGGAATGTCAAGAATTTCGAGAATTTCTATTTGAGGCCTGATCGCGACAGCTTCAACTATAACTTAACTAGCGGAGGAGACTACTTCGTGTACACAGTGATCCAAGGCAGGACGATGGAGAGCCGGAAGGTGACTTCAGGGTGGCTGCTGGACGAGACGGGGAACGTGTCGACCATCGATGACAGGGGCCTGAGGGTGGTTATGGCCAGCCTTTGCAACGGTTACAGCTCTATTGGTGATGGTTACAGCAAAGGGTGTGAGCTGTGGGAGCTGCCCAAGTGCAGGAATAGGAATCAGGTGTTTGATCGGCGGTCGGGAGATTTTAGGGACGTGAGAGGGAGATCGGTTATGCCAACTATCGATGGAAACCAGAGCCTTATACTGAGTGACTGCAGGGATACCTGCTGGAAATGGAGTGACTGCGAATGCGCGGGCTATGCGAATTATATGGGAGGAGACTATGGGTGCAGCTATTGGATTGGGGGAGATTTGGAATGGGTGCAGGATAATTCTGGTGCCGATGAGAAGATATATGTTCTTCAATCTCCACCAAAAG CAAAAGCGAAATCGTATATAGGAATAATCCTGGGTGAAGTGGGTGCAATTCTACTGCTTATGTTGGCATTTGTTCTTTTGATAATGCGAAATCGTAAGG TGAAAAGGGAAGAAAGATTACATGAACTTCTCACATTGGAGGGACATACAGAGCTCGACAACAGAGGAGCCAATG GTCATCAGCTTAAGCTTTTCACTTATGCATCCATCATATCTGCCACTAACAACTTCTCTTCCAACAACAAACTCGGAGAGGGCGGTTTCGGCCCTGTTTATAAG GGTAGAACAGGAGATGGCCAAGACATAGCAGTGAAGCTTCTTTCGAGAAAGTCAGGACAAGGCTTGCTTGAGTTCAAAAATGAGCTCATCCTCATCTCTGAGCTGCAGCATGTCAACCTTGTCAAGCTTATAGGATTTTGCATTCACAAAGAGGACAAAATGATTATATATGACTACATGCCTAACAAAAGTCTGGATTGCTTTCTCTTCA GTCCATCCGGGAGGGAGCAGCTAGATTGGGAGAAACGGTTCAACATCATCGAGGGGACTGCTCAGGGGCTACTATACCTCCACAAGCACTCCCGCCTCAGAATCATCCATCGTGACATGAAACCAAACAACATACTACTTGATCACAACATGACTCCCAAGATCTCTGATTTCGGTCTTGCAAGGATCTTCAAAGAAGACACTAGTGAAGTCAACACAAACAGGCGCGTTGGGACTTA G
- the LOC121779813 gene encoding G-type lectin S-receptor-like serine/threonine-protein kinase CES101 isoform X1, whose product MAMAPSILQWICITMCVGIKAVSSNTLTQGDYLDSASQLDSPNALFTLRFYAPESNQSTNHIYLAIVFNSGASAPVSHKAIWIANRDDPILKNSDPQLTLSSRGDLTITRHLGLPIQVYTAQGSNTTTTNITATLTDTGNFILLSNATQVLWQSYDHPTDTLLSGMKLSANNRITSWLTPSNPAPGPFSLEWDPSPGELVIRRRGMAYWRSGRLVDYHNDSMGNVKNFENFYLRPDRDSFNYNLTSGGDYFVYTVIQGRTMESRKVTSGWLLDETGNVSTIDDRGLRVVMASLCNGYSSIGDGYSKGCELWELPKCRNRNQVFDRRSGDFRDVRGRSVMPTIDGNQSLILSDCRDTCWKWSDCECAGYANYMGGDYGCSYWIGGDLEWVQDNSGADEKIYVLQSPPKAKAKSYIGIILGEVGAILLLMLAFVLLIMRNRKVKREERLHELLTLEGHTELDNRGANGHQLKLFTYASIISATNNFSSNNKLGEGGFGPVYKGRTGDGQDIAVKLLSRKSGQGLLEFKNELILISELQHVNLVKLIGFCIHKEDKMIIYDYMPNKSLDCFLFSPSGREQLDWEKRFNIIEGTAQGLLYLHKHSRLRIIHRDMKPNNILLDHNMTPKISDFGLARIFKEDTSEVNTNRRVGTYGYMAPEYAMQGIFSVKSDVYSYGVLVLEIVSGRKNNSFHDIEGPLSIVEYVRFAWELWRKDDALQLMDPMLKESCVLEQLRKCIHIGLLCVENHAVDRPTIEDVLFMLKNETATLPMPKNPSFITRNSVFQQVDKATPQQSSDNQVTLSQLSGR is encoded by the exons ATGGCCATGGCTCCTTCAATTTTGCAGTGGATATGCATCACAATGTGTGTCGGCATCAAAGCAGTTTCCTCCAACACTCTTACCCAAGGAGACTATCTCGACTCCGCGTCTCAACTCGACTCCCCCAATGCCCTCTTCACCCTACGCTTCTACGCCCCTGAATCCAACCAATCAACAAACCACATTTACTTAGCCATCGTCTTCAACAGCGGCGCCTCCGCTCCTGTCTCCCACAAAGCAATCTGGATCGCCAACCGCGACGACCCCATCCTCAAAAACTCCGACCCCCAGCTGACCCTCAGCTCCCGCGGCGACCTCACCATCACCCGCCATTTAGGCCTTCCCATCCAAGTCTACACCGCCCAAGGATCAAACACCACTACTACTAACATAACCGCCACACTAACCGATACAGGCAATTTCATACTTCTCTCAAATGCGACTCAAGTGTTGTGGCAGAGCTATGATCACCCCACAGACACCCTTCTCTCAGGAATGAAACTATCAGCAAACAACAGGATCACTTCATGGCTCACACCGTCTAATCCGGCTCCCGGCCCTTTCTCTCTGGAGTGGGATCCGAGCCCAG GAGAGCTGGTCATCAGACGGAGAGGGATGGCGTACTGGAGGAGCGGGCGCCTCGTGGACTATCACAACGACTCTATGGGGAATGTCAAGAATTTCGAGAATTTCTATTTGAGGCCTGATCGCGACAGCTTCAACTATAACTTAACTAGCGGAGGAGACTACTTCGTGTACACAGTGATCCAAGGCAGGACGATGGAGAGCCGGAAGGTGACTTCAGGGTGGCTGCTGGACGAGACGGGGAACGTGTCGACCATCGATGACAGGGGCCTGAGGGTGGTTATGGCCAGCCTTTGCAACGGTTACAGCTCTATTGGTGATGGTTACAGCAAAGGGTGTGAGCTGTGGGAGCTGCCCAAGTGCAGGAATAGGAATCAGGTGTTTGATCGGCGGTCGGGAGATTTTAGGGACGTGAGAGGGAGATCGGTTATGCCAACTATCGATGGAAACCAGAGCCTTATACTGAGTGACTGCAGGGATACCTGCTGGAAATGGAGTGACTGCGAATGCGCGGGCTATGCGAATTATATGGGAGGAGACTATGGGTGCAGCTATTGGATTGGGGGAGATTTGGAATGGGTGCAGGATAATTCTGGTGCCGATGAGAAGATATATGTTCTTCAATCTCCACCAAAAG CAAAAGCGAAATCGTATATAGGAATAATCCTGGGTGAAGTGGGTGCAATTCTACTGCTTATGTTGGCATTTGTTCTTTTGATAATGCGAAATCGTAAGG TGAAAAGGGAAGAAAGATTACATGAACTTCTCACATTGGAGGGACATACAGAGCTCGACAACAGAGGAGCCAATG GTCATCAGCTTAAGCTTTTCACTTATGCATCCATCATATCTGCCACTAACAACTTCTCTTCCAACAACAAACTCGGAGAGGGCGGTTTCGGCCCTGTTTATAAG GGTAGAACAGGAGATGGCCAAGACATAGCAGTGAAGCTTCTTTCGAGAAAGTCAGGACAAGGCTTGCTTGAGTTCAAAAATGAGCTCATCCTCATCTCTGAGCTGCAGCATGTCAACCTTGTCAAGCTTATAGGATTTTGCATTCACAAAGAGGACAAAATGATTATATATGACTACATGCCTAACAAAAGTCTGGATTGCTTTCTCTTCA GTCCATCCGGGAGGGAGCAGCTAGATTGGGAGAAACGGTTCAACATCATCGAGGGGACTGCTCAGGGGCTACTATACCTCCACAAGCACTCCCGCCTCAGAATCATCCATCGTGACATGAAACCAAACAACATACTACTTGATCACAACATGACTCCCAAGATCTCTGATTTCGGTCTTGCAAGGATCTTCAAAGAAGACACTAGTGAAGTCAACACAAACAGGCGCGTTGGGACTTA TGGCTACATGGCCCCTGAGTATGCAATGCAAGGCATATTCTCAGTCAAATCCGATGTGTATAGTTATGGAGTTTTAGTACTTGAGATTGTGAGCGGTAGGAAAAACAACAGCTTCCACGATATTGAAGGCCCCTTGAGCATCGTGGAATACGTGAGATTC GCATGGGAGCTGTGGAGAAAAGATGATGCGTTGCAACTGATGGATCCAATGTTGAAGGAGTCATGTGTGTTAGAGCAGCTGCGGAAATGCATTCACATTGGGCTTCTGTGTGTTGAGAATCATGCAGTGGATCGACCAACCATTGAAGATGTTTTATTCATGCTCAAAAATGAGACAGCAACTCTGCCAATGCCCAAAAATCCATCATTCATCACAAGAAATAGTGTATTTCAACAAGTGGACAAAGCTACTCCACAGCAGTCATCAGACAATCAAGTCACACTTTCTCAGTTATCAGGAAGATAG